In a genomic window of Brucella anthropi ATCC 49188:
- the lpxK gene encoding tetraacyldisaccharide 4'-kinase, whose amino-acid sequence MVSEAPPFWWDKPDWRALSLAPAAWLYGAVAGRRLLKAEPPKISLPVLCVGNFTVGGAGKTPTAIAFSAGAKARGLNPGIVSRGYGGAYKGLHVVDPAHDSARYVGDEPLLLARHASVALCPDRLKAARHLQALGCDFIIMDDGFQSARLFADFSLLVVDAARGIGNGKVIPAGPLRAPLTDQMRKTDALLRIGKGDGADFVIRQTARAGRPIYEARLKPSSTTPIAGNRWLAFAGIGNPEKFYASVAEAGGEIVETCSFPDHHSFASDDIRNLTDTARRQGLGLITTAKDQVRLATMIGVPAGFLTKLAVLNVDLKFDRNDALDHILDTVIERFKSRVTS is encoded by the coding sequence ATGGTGAGTGAAGCGCCGCCTTTCTGGTGGGATAAACCTGATTGGCGCGCTTTGTCTTTGGCGCCTGCTGCCTGGCTCTACGGAGCCGTGGCGGGCCGTCGGCTTTTGAAAGCGGAACCACCAAAAATTTCTCTGCCGGTTCTTTGCGTGGGCAATTTTACCGTAGGTGGGGCCGGAAAAACACCGACTGCAATTGCTTTTTCTGCTGGCGCAAAAGCACGAGGTCTAAACCCCGGCATCGTCTCACGCGGCTATGGCGGCGCTTACAAGGGACTACACGTTGTTGATCCCGCGCATGACAGTGCGCGTTACGTCGGGGATGAGCCACTCCTGCTGGCACGTCATGCTTCGGTGGCTCTCTGTCCTGATAGGCTAAAGGCGGCTCGACATTTACAGGCGCTCGGTTGCGATTTCATCATCATGGATGACGGTTTCCAGAGCGCACGACTTTTTGCCGATTTTTCGTTGCTGGTTGTGGATGCTGCCCGTGGTATTGGCAATGGAAAGGTCATACCGGCAGGCCCCCTGCGGGCTCCACTGACTGATCAAATGCGTAAGACCGACGCTTTGCTGCGTATCGGCAAAGGTGATGGTGCTGATTTCGTTATCCGTCAGACAGCACGAGCAGGTAGACCGATATATGAAGCCCGGCTTAAGCCGTCGTCTACCACACCAATAGCGGGCAATCGTTGGCTTGCATTTGCGGGCATAGGCAATCCTGAAAAATTCTATGCAAGTGTTGCTGAAGCAGGCGGTGAGATTGTGGAAACATGCTCATTCCCCGATCATCACAGCTTTGCATCAGACGATATTCGCAATCTGACAGACACAGCACGTCGTCAGGGATTGGGATTGATCACTACGGCGAAGGATCAGGTGCGTCTGGCAACGATGATTGGAGTTCCTGCCGGTTTTCTGACGAAACTCGCTGTCCTTAACGTTGATCTCAAATTTGATCGCAACGATGCGCTTGACCACATTCTGGATACGGTCATCGAGCGCTTCAAAAGCCGTGTTACAAGCTGA
- a CDS encoding DUF2093 domain-containing protein: protein MNKFESPRSSEAVLRYLDGDYEIVRHGAYVACAVTGAHIPLDELKYWSVSRQEPYATGLISFERELEVNPEMRSRKKA, encoded by the coding sequence ATGAATAAATTTGAATCCCCCCGTTCTTCCGAAGCTGTTCTGCGCTATCTCGACGGTGATTATGAAATCGTCAGGCATGGAGCCTATGTCGCGTGTGCGGTGACAGGCGCCCATATCCCGCTCGATGAACTCAAATATTGGAGTGTTTCGCGGCAGGAACCCTACGCAACAGGCCTGATTTCTTTTGAACGTGAGTTGGAAGTCAATCCTGAAATGCGTAGCCGAAAGAAGGCTTAA